Proteins from a genomic interval of Acanthopagrus latus isolate v.2019 chromosome 7, fAcaLat1.1, whole genome shotgun sequence:
- the ahcyl1 gene encoding S-adenosylhomocysteine hydrolase-like protein 1 isoform X2, with product MAHKHVHGRERIQFANTEDKQEFSKYPTKAGRRSLSRSISQSSTDSYSSAASYTDSSDDETSPRDKAQVNTHGSSDFCVKNIKQAEFGRREIEIAEQDMSALISLRKRAQGEKPLAGAKIVGCTHITAQTAVLIETLVALGAQCRWTACNIYSTQNEVAAALAETGVPVFAWKGESEDDFWWCIDRCVNTEGWQANMILDDGGDLTHWVYKKYPSVFKKVRGIVEESVTGVHRLYQLSKAGKLCVPAMNVNDSVTKQKFDNLYCCRESILDGLKRTTDIMFGGKQVVVCGYGEVGKGCCTALKALGAIVCITEIDPICALQACMDGFRVVKLSEVIRQMDVVITCTGNKNVVTREQLDRMKNGCIVCNMGHSNTEIDVASLRSPELTWERVRSQVDHIIWPDGKRVVLLAEGRLLNLSCSTVPTFVLSITATTQALALIELFNAPEGRYKQDVYLLPKKMDEYVASLHLPNFDAHLTELSDEQAKYMGLNKNGPFKPNYYRY from the exons ATggcacacaaacatgtgcacGGGAGAGAAAGG ATCCAGTTCGCtaacacagaggacaaacaaGAATTCAGCAAGTACCCGACCAAGGCAGGACGGCGCTCCCTCTCTCGGTCCATCTCGCAGTCCTCCACAGACAGCTACAGCTCAG CCGCGTCGTACACCGACAGCTCTGACGATGAGACCTCCCCCCGGGACAAGGCCCAGGTCAACACCCACGGCAGCAGTGACTTCTGTGTGAAGAATATCAAGCAGGCCGAATTCGGCCGACGTGAAATCGAAATTGCAGAACAAG ATATGTCTGCCCTGATCTCCTTGAGGAAGAGAGCCCAGGGAGAGAAGCCACTGGCTGGAGCGAAGATAGTAGGCTGTACTCACATCACTGCTCAGACAGCT GTCCTGATTGAGACTCTGGTGGCCCTCGGGGCCCAGTGTCGCTGGACTGCTTGTAACATCTACTCCACCCAGAATGAGGTGGCTGCTGCACTTGCTGAAACAG GGGTGCCTGTGTTTGCATGGAAGGGTGAGTCAGAGGACGACTTCTGGTGGTGCATCGATCGCTGTGTCAACACGGAGGGATGGCAGGCCAATATG ATCTTGGACGATGGCGGAGACTTAACCCACTGGGTGTACAAGAAGTATCCCAGTGTCTTCAAAAAGGTCCGGGGCATCGTGGAGGAGAGTGTCACTGGAGTGCACAG ATTGTACCAGTTGTCTAAGGCTGGCAAACTGTGTGTCCCTGCCATGAATGTGAATGACTCGGTCACCAAGCAGAAGTTTGACAACCTTTACTGCTGCCGTGAATCTATCCTGGACGG CTTGAAGAGGACCACAGATATCATGTTTGGAGGGAAACAAGTTGTCGTGTGCGGTTATGGAGAG GTGGGGAAAGgctgctgcactgctttaaAGGCCCTCGGAGCCATTGTGTGCATCACAGAGATTGACCCCATCTGTGCCCTGCAGGCCTG CATGGACGGCTTCCGAGTGGTCAAGCTGAGTGAGGTCATCCGCCAGATGGACGTGGTGATAACTTGCACCG GCAACAAGAATGTTGTCACCAGAGAACAGCTCGACCGAATGAAGAATGGCTGCATTGTCTGCAATATGGGACACTCCAATACTGAGATCGATGTG GCAAGTCTGCGCAGCCCCGAGCTGACCTGGGAGAGGGTGCGCTCTCAGGTCGACCACATCATCTGGCCCGATGGGAAGAGGGTTGTTCTGCTTGCAGAG GGTCGCCTCTTAAATCTGAGCTGCTCCACAGTGCCTACGTTTGTGTTGTCCATCACTGCAACAACTCAG GCCCTGGCCCTGATTGAGTTGTTCAACGCTCCAGAGGGACGTTACAAACAGGATGTGTACCTCCTGCCCAAGAAGATGG